The DNA sequence GGCGCGACCTCACGCTGGCCTTCCTGACGGGCCTGATGCTGGGTTCGCTGAACAAGGTTTGGCCATGGAAGGAGGCGCTGACTTGGCGCATTGACTCGCATGGCGCACGTATCCCGATGCTGGAGCAGAACCTGCTACCGGGCGCCTATGGCGAGCTGACCGGACAGGACCCGCAACTTGCGCTGGCAATAGTACTGGCAGTAGCTGGTGTCGTTCTCGTCCTTGGACTCGAATGGTTTGCCGGGCGGCGCCAGCCATCGGTGCAAACGGTCTGAACGGCCTTGTTGATCAAAAGGAGCGCGCCGTGAAGGCCACAGCCAGCATGCGGTGGATGAGCATTCCGCCTTTCCGTTGTGCGCTTGTCGCGCTGCTCGCGGGTGCATTACTTGCTGGCTGCGCCAGTCCTCCGTCGGGAGGCGTGCATGTCGTCGATCGCAATAGCCGCGACCGTGTCACTAGCGGTCACTATATTGTCCAGCGGGGTGACTCCCTTTGGTCGATCGCCTTTCGCTTCGGTTGGGATTGGCGCGAGCTGGCTCAAGTCAACAATATTCCCCCGCCGCACGTCATCCATCCGGGACAGACGATTCGCTTCACTCGGCATACTCAATCCCGGACGGTAGCCGCTCGTCCGACTCCTGTTCCCGTCCCGCCAGCAAGCACATCGCCATCCGTGGTGACTACGCCTGTGCCCATTCCGCCACCGCTGACGAGGCCCAGCGTACCGGCGGCCAAGCCTCCCGCTGCGACTACGCCGGTCAAGCCTGTAGCGCGCTCTGCAAGCGGTTGGGCTTGGCCTACGAACGGCGCTGTAATCGGTCGTTTTTCCTCAAACGGCAGTTTGAATAAAGGCATTGATATCGCTGGGGAATTAGGACAGCCTGTTTTAGCTGCTTCTGATGGGGCTGTTGTGTACGCCGGCAGTGGTTTACGGGGTTACGGCGAACTTGTGATCATCAAGCACAGCGATACCTATGTAAGTGCCTACGGCCACAACCGCAGGCTGCTGGTTCAGGAGGGTCAACAAGTCAAAGCTGGGCAGACCATTGCCGAGATGGGATCGACTGGAACCGACCGGGTGAAGCTGCATTTTGAGATTCGCCGTCAAGGCAAACCGGTAGATCCGTTGCAATACCTGCCAAAGCGCTGATTTGCTACTACCTGTTCCGGCACTAGGAGGGGCTTGAGCGTTACCAGGGAGTGCGTGCCGCCCGAGCCTGTTGTCGAACTCAGAACAGGAAAACAATAATGGCTCTCAAAAAAGAAGTGCCGGAGTTTGACGTAGACGATGCCGTTCTACTCATGGAACCGTCCGCGGACGCCGATCCAATCAGCGATATCTCCCGCGCCGGTTCAACGGGCACCCGATCCAAGACCGCGACCCTCAAGCAACACAAGTTCATCGACTACACCCGTGCGCTCGACGCCACACAGCTGTATCTCAACGAAATCGGATTTTCTCCCCTGCTGACTCCCGAGCAAGAGGTGCATTTCGCGCGTCTGGCTCAGAAGGGTGACCCGGCAGGGCGTAAGCGCATGATCGAAAGCAATCTGCGGCTGGTGGTGAAAATCGCCCGGCGCTACGTCAACCGTGGGCTGTCTTTGCTGGACCTGGTCGAAGAGGGCAACCTGGGGCTGATACGGGCTGTCGAGAAGTTCGACCCCGAGCGTGGCTTCCGATTTTCTACCTACGCCACCTGGTGGATCCGGCAGACCATCGAGCGGGCGATCATGAACCAGACCCGCACCATTCGGCTGCCGATCCACGTGGTCAAGGAGCTGAACGTTTACTTGCGTGCCGCGCGCGAGCTTACCCAGAAGCTCGACCACGAACCCAGCCCGGAGGAAATCGCCAACCTGCTCGAGAAGCCGGTTGCGGAGGTCAAGCGGATGCTGGGGCTGAATGAGCGAGTGACCTCCGTGGACGTGTCTCTCGGACCGGACACCGACAAAACATTGCTAGATACCCTGACCGATGACCGGCCCAGCGATCCCTGCGATCTGCTGCTTGACGACGACTTGTCGGAAAGCATCGACCAATGGCTGTCTGACCTGACCGAGAAGCAGCGCGAGGTGGTCATCCGGCGCTTCGGTTTGCGTGGCCATGAAAGCTGCACGCTGGAAGAGGTCGGCCAGGAAATCGGGCTGACCCGCGAGCGGGTAAGGCAGATTCAGGTCGAAGCGCTTAAGCGGTTACGCGAGATCTTCGAGCGTAACGGTTTATCGAGCGAGTCCCTGTTCCACTAAGGAACGGCGCCCCTTACCGGCAACGTAAGGGGCGTTCCCAGGCTTTCTATTTTTTCTACATGTCGGGCTAACCAACAGGGTTAGTCCTGGTTTCGTCGTACTTCCTCGAAAGCTCTTTGCTATGTACGCATTTACTTACACGGCGTGTAAGAAAAGAGTGAAGAGCTTTGCTGGCTATACTCTCTTTACTAAAAGATATTTTTTAACTGATTGATTTTAAAGGGGAAAAGTGAAATCTCATATTCCTATCAAAAAGCCATTACGAATTTTTGGGAGTTGTAGTTGTCGTCCAAAACTTTAATATCGCACCTGTGCTTAAGGACAAGTGCAGGCCGGCAAGGATGTTGGTCAGGATTAATCGCTGGATGCGGTGCGTCAGGAAGACGAGCTGGGAATAAAGGAAGCAGGGAAGGAGGCGGGCGGGGATTAAACCCCGCCCCTTTTTTTTGCCTGCGAATAGGTATTCGATCCCGCCGAACGACTGCATTGCTGGGTGGCCTAACGTTCTGATTCAAACTCAGAGGAGCTCACCATGAACGGCAAAGACTCGAATCAACCTACCCAGCCGGGATCAGATCAAGAAGACCACATCGAACGCCGTCCAGACGAGGCCGATGAAGATAAGCTGGACGAGGCGCTAGAAGAAACTTTTCCGGCAAGTGATCCCATCTCTCCATAGCCTAGCGCCAGCACCAGATGATGGTGTCAACTTTCTTTCGCTGCTAGTCGCTGGAGCAGAGCGGGGAGTACCTGTTCGCGCAACAGCGGGGCGAGATGTTCCTGCTGCTGCGTACGAGGTACCAGCCAGTCCAGCGCTTCGATTTCTGCCTGTACCTGTACCTCGCCTTCAACACGGCTCACGAAAACGTCTGCTTCAACCCAATGATCTGGCTCGTTGGCTGCGCGCGACTGGAAATGTCCAAGCGCCTGCAGTTGCGATTCCTCGACCCGTAAACCCAGCTCCTCGTGAAGCTCGCG is a window from the Pseudomonas sp. MTM4 genome containing:
- a CDS encoding peptidoglycan DD-metalloendopeptidase family protein is translated as MSIPPFRCALVALLAGALLAGCASPPSGGVHVVDRNSRDRVTSGHYIVQRGDSLWSIAFRFGWDWRELAQVNNIPPPHVIHPGQTIRFTRHTQSRTVAARPTPVPVPPASTSPSVVTTPVPIPPPLTRPSVPAAKPPAATTPVKPVARSASGWAWPTNGAVIGRFSSNGSLNKGIDIAGELGQPVLAASDGAVVYAGSGLRGYGELVIIKHSDTYVSAYGHNRRLLVQEGQQVKAGQTIAEMGSTGTDRVKLHFEIRRQGKPVDPLQYLPKR
- the rpoS gene encoding RNA polymerase sigma factor RpoS: MALKKEVPEFDVDDAVLLMEPSADADPISDISRAGSTGTRSKTATLKQHKFIDYTRALDATQLYLNEIGFSPLLTPEQEVHFARLAQKGDPAGRKRMIESNLRLVVKIARRYVNRGLSLLDLVEEGNLGLIRAVEKFDPERGFRFSTYATWWIRQTIERAIMNQTRTIRLPIHVVKELNVYLRAARELTQKLDHEPSPEEIANLLEKPVAEVKRMLGLNERVTSVDVSLGPDTDKTLLDTLTDDRPSDPCDLLLDDDLSESIDQWLSDLTEKQREVVIRRFGLRGHESCTLEEVGQEIGLTRERVRQIQVEALKRLREIFERNGLSSESLFH
- a CDS encoding NUDIX domain-containing protein codes for the protein MSHNVLKIATACLLNEAGHILVVRKRGTRMFMLPGGKIEAGETPLQALRRELHEELGLRVEESQLQALGHFQSRAANEPDHWVEADVFVSRVEGEVQVQAEIEALDWLVPRTQQQEHLAPLLREQVLPALLQRLAAKES